Proteins from one Natrinema salinisoli genomic window:
- a CDS encoding MFS transporter: protein MTKWRTLVLATIGFNFSFLIWFSFAPFTGPMAEEFGLSLAEIGILASAAIWLAPFGRILTGWLSDRWGAPAVFAIVLAYVGVFSIASAFAQSYTVFFVTRLIVATAGITFVIGIQHVSEWFDEEQLGTAEGIYAGVGNAGAAGGALVLPRVFTENWSGPIFETSWRAAFFYTGIVSILLAIVYYTIGEAAKSEERRRATAESATLKQWLHTATRYGTVVLALAYVMSFGLELSMNGWLATYYREGFNTNNLVLASTFAATFSVAAGLLRPIGGYVSDLLARKEKNILPVFTGRYREQWTFVTLCFIVLAMIGMSLAGLTGEVLLAVAAGFVVGMGCAFAEGAIFAQVPAMFPDSSGSVAGVVGGVGTVGGIVYPLVYAVPVMPSLHTGYSVVAATMIPIVLLCAWVFQPHVAARATDDGFVVSSEDAAGAPADD from the coding sequence ATGACCAAGTGGCGGACGCTGGTGCTGGCGACGATCGGGTTCAACTTCTCGTTCCTGATCTGGTTCTCCTTCGCCCCGTTCACGGGGCCGATGGCCGAGGAGTTCGGGCTCTCGCTGGCGGAGATCGGGATCCTCGCGAGCGCGGCGATCTGGCTCGCACCGTTCGGTCGGATCCTGACCGGCTGGCTCTCCGATCGCTGGGGCGCGCCGGCGGTGTTCGCCATCGTCCTGGCGTACGTGGGCGTGTTCTCCATCGCGAGCGCCTTCGCTCAGTCGTACACCGTCTTCTTCGTCACGCGGCTGATCGTCGCGACGGCGGGGATTACCTTCGTCATCGGCATTCAGCACGTCTCGGAGTGGTTCGACGAGGAACAACTGGGTACGGCCGAAGGCATCTACGCCGGCGTCGGCAACGCCGGTGCCGCCGGCGGCGCGCTCGTCCTGCCGCGCGTGTTCACCGAGAACTGGAGCGGCCCGATCTTCGAGACGAGCTGGCGAGCCGCCTTCTTCTACACCGGAATCGTCTCGATCCTGTTGGCGATCGTCTACTACACGATCGGCGAGGCTGCGAAGTCCGAGGAGCGCCGACGAGCGACCGCCGAGAGCGCGACGCTCAAACAGTGGCTCCACACCGCCACGCGATACGGGACGGTCGTACTCGCGCTGGCGTACGTGATGAGCTTCGGCCTCGAGCTCTCGATGAACGGCTGGCTCGCCACCTACTACCGCGAGGGATTCAACACGAACAACCTCGTCCTCGCGAGCACGTTCGCGGCGACGTTCTCGGTTGCGGCCGGTCTCCTGCGGCCGATTGGCGGCTACGTCAGTGACCTGCTGGCCCGCAAAGAAAAGAACATCCTGCCGGTCTTCACAGGTCGGTACCGCGAGCAGTGGACCTTCGTGACGCTGTGTTTCATCGTACTCGCGATGATCGGGATGAGCCTGGCGGGACTGACCGGCGAAGTTCTGCTAGCCGTCGCGGCCGGCTTCGTCGTCGGGATGGGCTGTGCGTTCGCCGAGGGCGCCATCTTCGCGCAGGTCCCGGCCATGTTTCCCGACAGTTCGGGAAGCGTCGCCGGCGTCGTCGGCGGCGTCGGCACGGTCGGCGGAATCGTCTACCCGCTCGTCTACGCCGTGCCGGTGATGCCGAGCCTCCACACCGGCTACTCCGTGGTCGCTGCGACGATGATCCCGATCGTCTTGCTGTGTGCGTGGGTCTTCCAGCCCCACGTCGCGGCTCGAGCGACCGACGACGGCTTCGTCGTCTCGAGCGAGGACGCGGCCGGAGCGCCGGCCGACGACTGA
- a CDS encoding non-histone chromosomal MC1 family protein, translated as MVREDGKRNFALRESGGDESSVFSGNTPRQAALKAARRLEPGSSEEEAERVELKLREKGTDKVHIYDGWAWEETAPDDKPDWMPNEITEANVSKKGIDHLEE; from the coding sequence ATGGTACGCGAAGACGGTAAACGGAACTTTGCACTGCGCGAATCGGGCGGTGACGAGTCGAGTGTCTTCTCGGGCAACACGCCCCGGCAGGCCGCACTCAAGGCCGCCCGCCGGCTCGAGCCGGGCTCGAGCGAAGAGGAAGCCGAACGAGTCGAACTGAAGCTCCGAGAGAAGGGGACGGATAAGGTGCACATCTACGACGGCTGGGCGTGGGAGGAGACGGCTCCCGACGACAAGCCCGACTGGATGCCAAACGAGATCACGGAGGCGAACGTCTCGAAAAAAGGAATCGACCACCTCGAAGAGTAA